AAAAACCACCCAAACCAGATGCAACAAgcaaatcaaccaacaatcaagAACTGAAAATAGATAACAGAACCAAGCCAAAGTTATTATGCATGTTCATACAAAGTATAGTAATTGAAAGGACAAATAAAAATACTTCAAGAAAGTTGAATTAGTTCATCAACATCATGCATGTAATTATCCATGTCATCACCACTATCATCTATCTCGGGAAAATTGGGCATGAAACAGTCATTCTCGAGTTCCACTTTGACGGATTCCTCATCTGCATCATCATAATCTTCATGGTACTTTTTCTCGGGCAATTTCAACAACACCGACCATAATTTTTCAGAGGGATCGTCGATATAACAAACTTGTTTAACATGTTTTGCTAAAACAAATGGATCATTCAAAAAACCCAACCTATTCAAATTAACCGATGTATATCCCAAGTCATCAACCTTAATCCCTTTGTTTATATCTACCCAATTGCAAAGAAAAATAGGGACCCTAAAGTGATTATAGTCCAACTCCCAGATACTTTTTATAACTCCGTAATATGTATGTGATATGTGCTCAATATTTTGATCATTACCCTGCACAACCATTGTGTCTACTTCTACACACACACCACTGCATTGAACTTGACGCATATCATCACGATCCTTGGTACTAAAGGTAACACCATCCATTCTGTAGCCACTGAATGTAGTAACATCCTTGTTGGGCTCATCTGTAATCCACCTTATCTCGGCCGATATCTCTTTTTCATCGGCCAAATTTGAAGCAATCTGAAAAAAGGAATTCAAATATGTAAAATAATTCAGGTGAGGTAGTAAGTTGTAAAACAGTGGGAAAAAATACATCAAACAACGCACGTAATACCTTTTTCATCATTTTCATGTTCCGGATATTTTGTCATTAAAAAGGCCATGTGTTCACTGCATTTAAAGATAAGACAATATAAGTTGGTTGAACTAATGACAGAAAATATATATACAATTTTTCAAGTAAAGAGAGAGAAAGTGTAAGAATTTACTCAATATATGGCATAACAGCAATGGTATTTTGTAGAACACATAAATGTGCTACTTGCAAATCAGTACAGCTGGGGGTTATAATCGTTGCACCGGATAATGGCTTGCAAATAGAATCCTTGGTATGCCTGCCTTTTTTTGCTACCCCAATTGTCACTTCTTCATTATCCACCAAACATTCAACTGCCTCTTCTGCAATATAGGCCTCAGCGATGCAACCTTCTGCACGAGCTCGATTCCTTATATATCCCTTGAATGTCTTCATGTATCTCTCAAAAGGATACATCCACCTAAGGAAAATTGGTCCACAAAACTCGACTTCTCTTACAAGATGAACCGAGATATGAAACATTAAATCAAACAACGAGGGAGGAAAGCATTTTTCAAGCTGACAAAGAGTTTCTACCAGTTGCGATTGCATTTTCTCCAGCTTATCCACCTCAATAACTTTACTACAGATCACTTTGAAAAATAGACAAAACTTGATAATAGTGTTCCTGACCTATTTTTGTAGTGACGAGCGAATCGCAATTGGGAGCAAGTGATACAAAATCGTATGGCAGTCGTGAGATCTCATTGCAGTCGTGAGATTTCATTCCGGTAAGACGAAGATTTTCCATTGAAACCAGGTTCCGAATATTAGAACAAAAACCATCAGGCAACTTCATACCAAGGATGAGCAAACAACCTTTTTTCAGAATGGGTTAGATTCCAAGATGCCAATGGTAACTTCTCCGTTTTACCCGGAGTTTTTGGCCTTAGTTCTGTTCTAATCCCCATTTCAGCCATGTCAATGCGCACAGATTCCTTGTCTTTCATCTTTTTTGGTATATTAAGCATCGTACCGAGTAAAGattcacatatatttttctcgatGTACATCACATCGAGAACATGTCGAACCGGAAAAAATTTCCAATACTCAATTTCAAAAAATATAGAAACCTTCTTCCATACAGGTCGAACATCACCTTTCTTCAATCATGGTTGGCATTGTGTTTTACCATAGACATGTCTCTTTAAATGTTGCACTCTTTCAAGTACCTCCTCTCCGGTCAATGGAACTGGAGCTATTTCTTTTTCTACGGTGTAATCAAAATCTTGTTTCTTCCGACGATAAGGATGATGACGGGGAAACCACCTTCGATGCCTCATGACCACGCACTTACGATAATTGACAAGCCTTGTAGCTTTTTTTTGATCAACACAGATAGGACAACCATTATACCCTTTGATTATATTTCCTGACAAGTTACCATAGGCTGGATAATCACTAATAGTCCATAACAAGATGCCTCTTAGCAAAAACTGCTCATTTTTGTAAGCATCGTACACTTGTTTCCCATGCCACAACTTTTTTAAATCATCTATAAGTGGTTGAAGAAACACATCAATATCATTTCCGGGTTGAGTCGATCCAAATATCAACAAGCATAGCATTATATACTTTCGTTTCATACAAAGCCATGGTGGAAGATTATAAATTAACATCAAAACAGGCCAACATGAGTAATCAAGATTACAGCTACGAAAGAGATTGAACCCATTAGAAGATAGATCTAATCGTAAGTTTCTAGGATCTGAAGAAAAATCTGGCCACCTTACATCGACTTCCTTCCATGTTTGTGCATCAGCAGGGTGTCTCAATTTACCATCCTTTAACCTTTTCCTGTCATGCCAAGTCAAGTCCTTAGATGTCTGAGGTGAGTTGAAAAAATTCCTCAGACGTGGTATTAATGGAAAATACCATAAAACCTTGGCAGGAATCCCTTCCAATTCATCTCCTTTTTTGTTTAACTTCCATCGAGAGGCTTGACAAATGCGGCACTTCGTCTCATCTTCATCTCTCTCCACGGTATAGTAAACAATCATTCGGACATACGTGTATTTTTTCATACTCCATTCCCAAGGCACACAAGCTTTTTTTAGCTTCACTGAATGAAGAAGGAAATGTGTTACCTTGTGGAAGCATAGACCCGACCAAAAGTAGCATTTCAGAGAAGCAAGTATCAGATATTTCATATTTTGCTTTCAAGTTATAAAACTTTACCAAACTCTTCATCTTAGTGTATCCTTCACATCCTGGATAACGAGGTTCATATTCAGATTGAATATGGTTAAACATTTCTGAGGAGTCCAGGGATACATCATCATTTCTACCGATTAAGATTTGATCTACCGATTCTGAACTCTCTGTCCCTTCAGTGGTAGGCTCACCTCCTTCTGTATTGCACTCTCCGTGCCAAATCCAACACTTGTACGTTTGATCGATACCATtgagtgaagaagatgaagaaatcgagtcaagaaatcaagtgaagaagatgaagaaatcgaTTCAAGAAATcgagtgaagaagatgaagaaatcgaGTCAAAGGCGAGAAAATGAATGGCTTAGGACAAAGATCTGGGAGGTTTGAATGGCTTAAGACAAAGATCTGGGGctatttttgtcatatcactcataaacgttttaaaaaaaatagaaactttagtacgagactaaacacaagttataAGTACGGGTCAAAATACCGGTTGAGTGTTAAAgtaacaaaccaaacacatttatttttttctcaaatttttgtcatatcactaaaatatatagttcttaacatccgtatgattggatcattcataaacttttaaaaaaaatagaaactttagtacgagactaaacacagGTTACAAGTATGGGTCAAAACACTggttgacttttaaaataacaaaccaaataaatttatttttttctcaaatttttgtcatatcactaaaatatatagttcttaacatccgtacggttggatcattcataaacttttttaaaaaaatagaaactttagtacgagactaacacaagttacaagtatgggtcaaaacaccggttgactgttaaaataacaaaccaaataaatttatttttttctcaaatttttgtcatatcactaaaatatatagttcttaacatccgtatggttggatcatccaTAAacgtttttaaaaaaatagaaactttagtacgagactaaacacaagttacaagtacgggtTAAAATACCGGTTGAGTGTAAAAgtaacaaaccaaacacatttatttttttctcaattttttgtcatatcactaaaatatatagttcttaacatccgtacggttggatcattcataaactttttaaaaaaaatagaaactttaggacgagactaaacacaagttacaagtacgggtcaaaacaccggttgactgttaaaataacaaaccaaataaatttatttttttctcaaatttttgtcatatcactaaaatatatagttcttaacatccgtacggttggatcattcataaactttttaaaaaaaatagaaactttaatACGAGACTgaacacaagttacaagtacgggtcaaaataccggttgactgctaaaataacaaaccaaacacatttatttttttatcaaatttttgtcatatcactcaaatatatagttcttaacatctgtacggttggattattcataaacatttttaaaaaaatagaaactttagtacgagactaaacacaagttacaagtacgggtcaaaacatcggttgactgttaaaataacaaaccaaataaatttattttttctcaaatttttgtcatatcactaaaatatatagatcttaacatccgtatggttggatcattcataaatattttttaaaaaatagaaactttagtacgagactaaacacaagttacaagtacgggtcaaaataccggttgactgttaaaataacaaaccaaatacatttatttctttctcaaatttttgtcatatcactaaaatatatagttcttaacatccggGGTGTTATAAACAATTTTCTCGTATAAAAGATAGCATGATTGATGTTAAAATTAGATCGTTATACACTATTATTAGCATAATAATTCGTAATAATATTTACGAATTAACACCGCTGTGTTCTTTAACAACAGTTTTATTATGACAACTTTTGTGTAATATAATTAACCGTTATCCTAGTACTTATAAAATGACGGTTTTTACTGTAAAACCATTGTATTTATTAGAATACTATTTTGCTGGGTAATTATGTTTCTTACAATACTATTTTATGTAAATCCGTTGTCTGAATGTGTTTAAGACAAGAgtttaaaatttttgaatttcAGTCCACAATTTTTTATACCATTTTCTAATTTACTTTTTACTTTAATTGTTTTGCTGGCAACATTATATACCGTTGGATTAAAGTAGTTTACCTGGAGTGCATCTGAGCCGTTAAATTATTTCACTTCCCTTTCTTTTTTCATTCCCCACTCCACTTCCCTCTCATTCTCCAttttctcttttctctcctctCAGAGCTCTCACAAGTCACGATACAGGTTCAATCTCCTCTCTCCTCCTCTCTATCTCTCTCctcctctctctccctctctttctaTTAGTAGGATATCTGTGTTTTCttgatattttttattttaaattgaaCATCGATATGGGTATTGATTTGCATGCACTTATTTTTGTGATTTGGGTACGAAGGTAGTGTAGTATAACTGATGTTTTTTTATTTATACTTGGGGCTTATTTATGA
This region of Apium graveolens cultivar Ventura unplaced genomic scaffold, ASM990537v1 ctg5805, whole genome shotgun sequence genomic DNA includes:
- the LOC141702855 gene encoding uncharacterized protein LOC141702855 translates to MIVYYTVERDEDETKCRICQASRWKLNKKGDELEGIPAKVLWYFPLIPRLRNFFNSPQTSKDLTWHDRKRLKDGKLRHPADAQTWKEVDVRWPDFSSDPRNLRLDLSSNGFNLFRSCNLDYSCWPVLMLIYNLPPWLCMKRKYIMLCLLIFGSTQPGNDIDVFLQPLIDDLKKLWHGKQVYDAYKNEQFLLRGILLWTISDYPAYGNLSGNIIKGYNGCPICVDQKKATRLVNYRKCVVMRHRRWFPRHHPYRRKKQDFDYTVEKEIAPVPLTGEEKGDVRPVWKKVSIFFEIEYWKFFPVRHVLDVMYIEKNICESLLGTMLNIPKKMKDKESVRIDMAEMGIRTELRPKTPGKTEKLPLASWNLTHSEKRLFAHPCKVIEVDKLEKMQSQLVETLCQLEKCFPPSLFDLMFHISVHLVREVEFCGPIFLRWMYPFERYMKTFKGYIRNRARAEGCIAEAYIAEEAVECLVDNEEVTIGVAKKGRHTKDSICKPLSGATIITPSCTDLQIASNLADEKEISAEIRWITDEPNKDVTTFSGYRMDGVTFSTKDRDDMRQVQCSGVCVEVDTMVVQGNDQNIEHISHTYYGVIKSIWELDYNHFRVPIFLCNWVDINKGIKVDDLGYTSVNLNRLGFLNDPFVLAKHVKQVCYIDDPSEKLWSVLLKLPEKKYHEDYDDADEESVKVELENDCFMPNFPEIDDSGDDMDNYMHDVDELIQLS